ttgttcttcTTTTTCTCATGTTGCTTTGCTGCCTTTTTTTTCATGATCTGTATTCTTTTATCCGctgatattatgttaatattaggAGTGACAACTTTTGAAGGTGAAGAAGATGATGAACTACTAGAAGATATCTTGACTGGAGTTGTAGATCCAGATACTCGAGTAGGGGATTTAGACGGTGATGATGAGGTGTTAGTGAAACCACTTGCAAATCCTTGAGTTGTGAGACATGAAGCACACTGCCATCCAGATGCCATGTCATTGTCACTTATCACAGGTTTATGGCAATCCTGAAAAAGAATTGTATTAAGTTATAccataatgaaatatttcacataaataacctaagtttttgtataatttacagtttatatttttagtgaccaatttagtattaataatttaataactaatttattacttttcgatgaatcaaataaaaagttGAGTAATCAGTAATCcagaagaatttaaaaaatatatagttacctGGTGATAAAGTGAATGGCACGCATCACATTCTACCAAGCGATTGCCTGCTTGCACTGCAATTTGACGGCAAACGACGCAAGTCAAATCTTCTTGCAAAAAATCAAAAGCAAGCTCTCCGTCCATAACCGACCCATCATCGTTTTCTCTTTCTGGAATCTGTATTTGTTGTGGACTTTGCTGTGGTATCGCAACAGTCTTTGTAATACTAGATGTTTTGTCATTCTTATGCTTCGATCGTGACGGAGATTCTAGTTT
This genomic stretch from Vanessa atalanta chromosome 5, ilVanAtal1.2, whole genome shotgun sequence harbors:
- the LOC125064162 gene encoding integrator complex subunit 12, with protein sequence MSSIDFDPSIKLCLKFLHSSASDSTEQLRLTLDDVIRQTYGNSKTLGQVLPKKYLIEEKLESPSRSKHKNDKTSSITKTVAIPQQSPQQIQIPERENDDGSVMDGELAFDFLQEDLTCVVCRQIAVQAGNRLVECDACHSLYHQDCHKPVISDNDMASGWQCASCLTTQGFASGFTNTSSSPSKSPTRVSGSTTPVKISSSSSSSSSPSKVVTPNINIISADKRIQIMKKKAAKQHEKKKNK